In a genomic window of Acidobacteriota bacterium:
- a CDS encoding gamma-glutamyltransferase gives MPTRRVLALPSLTLAALLVSTLTASSQGPVTPQLTDPRHPLLNQGPKAVAEGDRVMVSTQLPAATKAALDVLRDGGNAVDAAIAATLVQCVIDFHQTSLFGSMTGIYYEAKTGRFHAFNAYAERPRSDRPGGQGDAMKVAIAGKVRALDQLRERWGTRPWASYFGPAIETAEQGFVMTSFMFASNYADWAGSEWIRGNPAAREVFMPDGHLVPVGGTWKMPALATTLRRLAQEGPEYMHSGEWAQKFVAEAGKRGGRVTLDDLKEYEVMWLEPLRFTYRGHEIVTEPPPVAGGSMLGYNLTILEQFDLARSGHYAESLDTLEIIARTFGRVENEVRYSMGDPRGQHVPTSIWLSKDYGRLGAEVIRQTMPKVSLAPATTTAAVGAEAALDDPINPYHDDSNHNVIVDAEGNWISYLHTMHGGAPDMFIDGVRVIGSGRWAQTTGPGRRTHTAIAATFVLKDGKPWLSIGSPGLPAMPVTVTLLNVLDFGLSPDRAADAPRFWAYRDRGPSRDFGNLPVLEIESRISDEVRAGLRGRGIQVRDLGPYNWNTGSMQIVWRDLQTGKLRGATDPRRLGHAEGY, from the coding sequence ATGCCCACACGACGCGTGCTCGCACTCCCGTCACTCACCCTCGCGGCCCTGCTGGTCTCGACGCTGACGGCGTCCTCCCAGGGCCCGGTCACTCCCCAGCTCACCGACCCGCGCCATCCGCTGCTCAATCAGGGGCCGAAGGCCGTCGCCGAGGGCGACCGGGTCATGGTGAGCACGCAGCTGCCCGCCGCGACGAAGGCCGCCCTCGACGTGCTGCGCGACGGCGGCAACGCCGTCGACGCGGCCATCGCGGCCACGCTCGTCCAGTGCGTCATCGACTTCCACCAGACCTCGCTCTTCGGCTCGATGACCGGCATCTACTACGAGGCGAAGACGGGCCGCTTCCACGCGTTCAACGCCTACGCGGAACGGCCGCGCAGCGACCGCCCGGGCGGCCAGGGCGATGCGATGAAGGTGGCGATTGCCGGCAAGGTGCGCGCGCTCGACCAGCTGCGCGAGCGGTGGGGCACCCGGCCGTGGGCGAGCTACTTCGGCCCCGCCATCGAGACGGCCGAGCAGGGCTTCGTCATGACCTCGTTCATGTTCGCGAGCAACTACGCCGACTGGGCGGGGAGCGAGTGGATCCGCGGGAACCCGGCCGCGCGCGAGGTCTTCATGCCCGACGGGCACCTCGTGCCGGTCGGCGGCACCTGGAAGATGCCCGCGCTCGCGACGACCCTGCGGCGCCTGGCCCAGGAAGGGCCCGAGTACATGCACTCGGGCGAGTGGGCGCAGAAGTTCGTGGCCGAGGCCGGCAAGCGCGGCGGCCGCGTCACGCTCGACGACCTGAAGGAGTACGAGGTGATGTGGCTCGAGCCGCTGCGCTTCACCTATCGCGGCCACGAGATCGTCACCGAGCCGCCGCCGGTGGCTGGCGGATCGATGCTCGGCTACAACCTCACGATCCTCGAGCAGTTCGACCTCGCCCGGTCGGGGCACTACGCGGAGTCGCTCGACACGCTCGAGATCATCGCGCGCACCTTCGGGCGCGTCGAGAACGAGGTGCGATACTCGATGGGCGATCCGCGCGGCCAGCACGTGCCGACCTCGATCTGGCTGTCGAAGGACTACGGCCGGCTCGGCGCCGAAGTGATTCGCCAGACGATGCCGAAGGTGAGCCTCGCGCCGGCGACCACGACGGCCGCCGTGGGGGCCGAGGCGGCCCTGGACGACCCCATCAATCCCTATCACGACGACAGCAACCACAACGTCATCGTCGACGCCGAGGGCAACTGGATCAGCTACCTGCACACGATGCACGGCGGCGCGCCCGATATGTTCATCGACGGCGTGCGCGTTATCGGCAGCGGTCGCTGGGCGCAGACGACCGGCCCCGGCCGCCGCACGCACACGGCCATCGCGGCGACGTTCGTGCTGAAGGACGGCAAGCCGTGGCTGTCGATTGGTTCGCCCGGCCTCCCCGCCATGCCCGTCACGGTGACGTTGCTGAACGTCCTCGACTTCGGCTTGTCGCCCGATCGCGCGGCCGACGCGCCGCGGTTCTGGGCTTACCGCGACCGCGGCCCGTCGCGCGATTTCGGCAATCTGCCGGTCCTGGAGATCGAAAGCCGCATCTCGGACGAAGTGCGCGCCGGGCTGAGAGGACGGGGCATCCAGGTGCGCGATCTCGGGCCGTACAACTGGAACACCGGATCGATGCAGATCGTATGGCGCGACCTGCAGACAGGGAAGCTCCGTGGGGCGACCGACCCGCGGCGGCTGGGGCACGCCGAAGGCTACTGA